In the Diachasmimorpha longicaudata isolate KC_UGA_2023 chromosome 1, iyDiaLong2, whole genome shotgun sequence genome, one interval contains:
- the LOC135164239 gene encoding uncharacterized protein LOC135164239 has product MQHEDTRKDMRMSGMRMRVLGAVVLVFCTEMLITDCGTTTNKVSKRAKPLDPEDDYYYYDDVEERNNPTNEAPVVPPGFLSPSVREYLDLGKSIPGRPGTDYPVLGRVPYTNFYCDDQEYPGFFADVDTRCQGWHYCDIDGRQATFLCPNGTQFSQAVFVCDWWFNVRCELSPKLYAINSRLYQRPTESPTRPHRVITKELLENIFVKRK; this is encoded by the exons ATGCAGCATGAGGACACCAGGAAGGACATGAGGATGAGCGGGATGAGGATGAGAGTTCTTGGGGCGGTGGTTCTTGTTTTCTGCACTGAGATGCTGATCACTG ACTGTGGAACGACGACTAACAAGGTGTCGAAGCGAGCGAAACCACTGGATCCAGAGGACGACTACTACTACTACGACGATGTAGAGGAGCGAAACAATCCGACGAATGAGGCGCCCGTTGTGCCACCGGGCTTCCTCAGTCCATCGGTTAGAGAGTATCTCGATCTCGGGAAGTCTATTCCTG GTCGACCGGGTACCGATTATCCAGTACTGGGTAGAGTACCCTATACAAATTTCTACTGTGACGATCAAGAGTATCCCGGTTTCTTCGCCGACGTCGACACCCGCTGTCAAGGGTGGCATTACTGTGATATTGACGGAAGGCAGGCGACATTCTTATGCCCCAATGGTACACAATTCAGTCAGGCTGTATTCGTGTGTGACTGGTGGTTCAATGTCAGATGTGAATTGAGTCCAAAATTGTATGCCATCAATAGTAGACTGTATCAACGTCCAACAGAGAGTCCCACACGACCACACCGAGTCATCACCAAGGAACTCCTCGAGAATATATTCGTGAAGAGGAAATGA